From the Actinopolymorpha singaporensis genome, the window CGCTGACCTCCAACCTGCAGCAGCTGCTGGGCGGTAAGCAGGACGTGAAGCAGTTCACCGGAAACCTCGACCAGGACTACGACGGGTTCAAGTCCAAGTCGAAGTAGTCCGCCAGGTAATCCACCGTTAGGACCGAACTCACTGGTGTCCGCACAGATGACGACGACGACGGCGGTGGGCGCGCGCAACGACGCGCCCACCGCCAAGAAGAAGAAGTCCAGGGACCGCTCGGAGCGGGCCGCCTACCTTTACCTCATTCCGGCGTACGTGGTGTTCGGGTTCTTCCTGCTCTACCCGCTGCTGCACGGTGTGTGGATCTCGTTGTACGACTGGGACGGCCTGACGCCGGCCACCTGGGTGGGTATCGGCAACTACACCGACGCGCTGTCGGATCCCATGCTGCGCAAGGCGTTCACGCACTCCGCGGTGCTGATCGTCTTCTACGCCGTCATCCCGATCCTGCTGGCACTGCTGCTGACCGGGGTGATGACGCATGCGACGAAGCTGAAGCGGCTGTCGTTCTTCCGGGTCGTCATCTTCCTTCCCCAGGTGGTCGCCTCGGTCGTGGTGGCCACCACCTGGACCGCGATCTACGCACCGGACGGCGTGCTCAACAAGGCGCTGTCACTGGTCGGCCTGGAGGCCGTCACCCGTCCCTGGCTGGGTGACTTCGCCTGGGCGCTGCCCGCGGTGGGCCTGATCGGCACCTGGGTCGAGATCGGCCTGTGCCTGGTGCTGTTCCTCGCCGGGGTGTCCCAGATCGAGCCGGAACTGTACGAGGCCGCCCGCCTCGACGGCGCGGGCGCGGTCCGGGAGTTCTTCGCGGTCACCCTGCCCGG encodes:
- a CDS encoding carbohydrate ABC transporter permease, with the protein product MTTTTAVGARNDAPTAKKKKSRDRSERAAYLYLIPAYVVFGFFLLYPLLHGVWISLYDWDGLTPATWVGIGNYTDALSDPMLRKAFTHSAVLIVFYAVIPILLALLLTGVMTHATKLKRLSFFRVVIFLPQVVASVVVATTWTAIYAPDGVLNKALSLVGLEAVTRPWLGDFAWALPAVGLIGTWVEIGLCLVLFLAGVSQIEPELYEAARLDGAGAVREFFAVTLPGLRPQIAVAMTLTVVAGLKSFDLIFVATRGGPGTSTTVPGFEVYHRAFDLNQVGSACAVGILLTVVILIVTTLIQRIDPGERA